In Pseudoliparis swirei isolate HS2019 ecotype Mariana Trench chromosome 11, NWPU_hadal_v1, whole genome shotgun sequence, a genomic segment contains:
- the esr2b gene encoding estrogen receptor 2b isoform X1: protein MAASPRLDADPLLQLQEVASSKASERPRSRGLPPPPSAYSPPLGMDGQTVCIPSPYTDSSYEYNHGPLAFYSPSVLSYGRPAASAGPAAFWPSGGHHSMPSMTLRCPQPLVYGEPGPHAPWLEAKAHGLAGSSLISCNKPLGKRCVEGVNSSSCSSSSSSSSSAVGKADMHFCAVCHDYASGYHYGVWSCEGCKAFFKRSIQGHNNYICPATNQCTIDKNRRKSCQACRLRKCYEVGMMKCGVRRERCSYRGARHRRGGLQARDPTERALVRVGLGLAPRAQRHLQLETPLAPLTPLPQANNTHHSSMSSEEFISRIMEAEPPDIYLMEDLKKPFTQASMMMSLTNLADKELVLMISWAKKIPGFVELSLADQIHLLKCCWLEILMLGLIWRSVDHPGKLIFSPDFKLNREEGQCVEGIMVIFDMLLAATSRFRELKLQREEYVCLKAMILLNSNLCTSSPQTAEELESRNKLLRLLDSVIDALVWAISKLGLSTQQQTLRLGHLTMLLSHIRHVSNKGMDHLSTMKRKNVVLVYDLLLEMLDANMAGGSQPASSPSSDTYSDQNQNRYAQTPSHRQHPDADGPREGPLEDPVLDGHPQAPPFQSSPPFQSLVESHMDGNDYVHQGAWSLHVGGGAPSAQPTDYIIANRGVMETTLEG, encoded by the exons ATGGCCGCCTCCCCCCGGCTGGACGCCGAcccgctgctgcagctgcaggagGTGGCCTCCAGCAAGGCCTCCGAGAGGCCCAGATCCCGCGGGCTGCCGCCGCCCCCCTCCGCCTACAGCCCCCCCCTGGGCATGGACGGCCAGACCGTCTGCATCCCGTCCCCGTACACTGACAGTAGCTACGAGTACAACCACGGCCCGCTGGCCTTCTACAGCCCGTCGGTGCTGAGCTACGGCCGGCCGGCCGCCTCCGCCGGCCCGGCGGCCTTCTGGCCCTCCGGCGGCCACCACAGCATGCCCTCCATGACGCTACGCTGCCCTCAGCCGCTGGTCTACGGCGAGCCGGGCCCACACGCCCCCTGGCTGGAGGCCAAAGCCCACGGCCTGGCCGGCAG CTCCCTCATCAGCTGCAACAAGCCTCTGGGGAAGAGATGCGTGGAAGGCgtgaactcctcctcctgctcctcctcctcctcctcctcctcctccgcggtgGGGAAGGCCGACATGCACTTCTGCGCCGTATGCCACGACTACGCCTCGGGGTACCACTACGGagtgtggtcctgtgagggcTGCAAGGCCTTCTTCAAGAGGAGCATCCAGG ggcACAACAACTACATCTGCCCCGCCACCAACCAGTGCACCATCGACAAGAACCGGCGTAAGAGCTGCCAGGCCTGCCGCCTCCGGAAGTGCTACGAAGTGGGCATGATGAAGTGCG GTGTGAGGCGTGAACGCTGCAGCTACCGAGGAGCCCGACACCGCCGCGGGGGTCTCCAGGCTCGGGACCCAACGGAGAGGGCTTTGGTCCGGGTGGGGCTGGGTCTGGCTCCTCGGGCCCAGCGGCACCTCCAGCTGGAGACCCCGCTCGCCCCGCTCACCCCGCTTCCTCAGGCCAACAACACGCACCACTCGTCCATGAGCTCGGAGGAGTTCATTTCCCGCAtcatggaggcggagcctccggaTATCTACCTCATGGAGGACCTGAAGAAGCCCTTCACCCAGGCCAGCATGATGATGTCCCTCACCAACCTGGCCGACAAGGAGCTGGTGCTCATGATCAGCTGGGCTAAAAAGATCCCGG GCTTCGTCGAGCTCAGCCTAGCAGACCAGATCCACCTGCTGAAGTGCTGCTGGCTGGAGATCCTGATGCTGGGTCTCATCTGGAGGTCCGTGGACCACCCGGGAAAACTCATCTTCTCTCCGGACTTCAAGCTCAACAG gGAGGAGGGGCAATGTGTGGAGGGCATCATGGTGATTTTCGACATGCTGCTGGCCGCCACCTCCCGGTTCCGTGAGCTGAAGCTTCAGAGGGAGGAGTACGTGTGCCTGAAGGCCATGATCCTCCTCAACTCCA ATCTGTGTACGAGCTCCCCTCAGACCGCCGAGGAGCTGGAGAGCCGCAACAAGCTGCTGCGCCTGCTGGACTCTGTGATCGACGCTCTAGTCTGGGCCATCTCCAAACTAGGCCTGTCCACCCAGCAGCAGACGCTCCGCCTGGGACACCTCACCATGCTGCTCTCCCACATCCGCCACGTCAG CAACAAAGGCATGGACCACCTGTCCACCATGAAGAGGAAGAACGTGGTGCTGGTCTACGACCTCCTGCTGGAGATGCTGGACGCCAACATGGCCGGCGGCAGTCAGCCGGCGTCCTCGCCGAGCTCCGACACGTACTctgaccagaaccagaaccggtACGCCCAGACCCCCTCGCACCGGCAGCACCCGGACGCCGACGGCCCGCGCGAGGGACCCCTGGAGGACCCGGTCCTGGACGGACACCCGCAGGCTCCGCCCTTCCAGTCGTCTCCTCCGTTTCAGAGTCTGGTGGAGTCTCACATGGACGGCAACGA TtacgtccaccagggggcgtggTCACTGCACGTGGGGGGCGGCGCTCCATCGGCGCAGCCCACGGATTACATCATCGCCAACAGAGGGGTCATGGAAACGACCTTGGAGGGGTGA
- the esr2b gene encoding estrogen receptor 2b isoform X2, protein MAASPRLDADPLLQLQEVASSKASERPRSRGLPPPPSAYSPPLGMDGQTVCIPSPYTDSSYEYNHGPLAFYSPSVLSYGRPAASAGPAAFWPSGGHHSMPSMTLRCPQPLVYGEPGPHAPWLEAKAHGLAGSSLISCNKPLGKRCVEGVNSSSCSSSSSSSSSAVGKADMHFCAVCHDYASGYHYGVWSCEGCKAFFKRSIQGHNNYICPATNQCTIDKNRRKSCQACRLRKCYEVGMMKCGVRRERCSYRGARHRRGGLQARDPTERALVRVGLGLAPRAQRHLQLETPLAPLTPLPQANNTHHSSMSSEEFISRIMEAEPPDIYLMEDLKKPFTQASMMMSLTNLADKELVLMISWAKKIPGFVELSLADQIHLLKCCWLEILMLGLIWRSVDHPGKLIFSPDFKLNREEGQCVEGIMVIFDMLLAATSRFRELKLQREEYVCLKAMILLNSNLCTSSPQTAEELESRNKLLRLLDSVIDALVWAISKLGLSTQQQTLRLGHLTMLLSHIRHVRLMASSASCFDFMRISWSKCATSSTHILCHVIVDLLN, encoded by the exons ATGGCCGCCTCCCCCCGGCTGGACGCCGAcccgctgctgcagctgcaggagGTGGCCTCCAGCAAGGCCTCCGAGAGGCCCAGATCCCGCGGGCTGCCGCCGCCCCCCTCCGCCTACAGCCCCCCCCTGGGCATGGACGGCCAGACCGTCTGCATCCCGTCCCCGTACACTGACAGTAGCTACGAGTACAACCACGGCCCGCTGGCCTTCTACAGCCCGTCGGTGCTGAGCTACGGCCGGCCGGCCGCCTCCGCCGGCCCGGCGGCCTTCTGGCCCTCCGGCGGCCACCACAGCATGCCCTCCATGACGCTACGCTGCCCTCAGCCGCTGGTCTACGGCGAGCCGGGCCCACACGCCCCCTGGCTGGAGGCCAAAGCCCACGGCCTGGCCGGCAG CTCCCTCATCAGCTGCAACAAGCCTCTGGGGAAGAGATGCGTGGAAGGCgtgaactcctcctcctgctcctcctcctcctcctcctcctcctccgcggtgGGGAAGGCCGACATGCACTTCTGCGCCGTATGCCACGACTACGCCTCGGGGTACCACTACGGagtgtggtcctgtgagggcTGCAAGGCCTTCTTCAAGAGGAGCATCCAGG ggcACAACAACTACATCTGCCCCGCCACCAACCAGTGCACCATCGACAAGAACCGGCGTAAGAGCTGCCAGGCCTGCCGCCTCCGGAAGTGCTACGAAGTGGGCATGATGAAGTGCG GTGTGAGGCGTGAACGCTGCAGCTACCGAGGAGCCCGACACCGCCGCGGGGGTCTCCAGGCTCGGGACCCAACGGAGAGGGCTTTGGTCCGGGTGGGGCTGGGTCTGGCTCCTCGGGCCCAGCGGCACCTCCAGCTGGAGACCCCGCTCGCCCCGCTCACCCCGCTTCCTCAGGCCAACAACACGCACCACTCGTCCATGAGCTCGGAGGAGTTCATTTCCCGCAtcatggaggcggagcctccggaTATCTACCTCATGGAGGACCTGAAGAAGCCCTTCACCCAGGCCAGCATGATGATGTCCCTCACCAACCTGGCCGACAAGGAGCTGGTGCTCATGATCAGCTGGGCTAAAAAGATCCCGG GCTTCGTCGAGCTCAGCCTAGCAGACCAGATCCACCTGCTGAAGTGCTGCTGGCTGGAGATCCTGATGCTGGGTCTCATCTGGAGGTCCGTGGACCACCCGGGAAAACTCATCTTCTCTCCGGACTTCAAGCTCAACAG gGAGGAGGGGCAATGTGTGGAGGGCATCATGGTGATTTTCGACATGCTGCTGGCCGCCACCTCCCGGTTCCGTGAGCTGAAGCTTCAGAGGGAGGAGTACGTGTGCCTGAAGGCCATGATCCTCCTCAACTCCA ATCTGTGTACGAGCTCCCCTCAGACCGCCGAGGAGCTGGAGAGCCGCAACAAGCTGCTGCGCCTGCTGGACTCTGTGATCGACGCTCTAGTCTGGGCCATCTCCAAACTAGGCCTGTCCACCCAGCAGCAGACGCTCCGCCTGGGACACCTCACCATGCTGCTCTCCCACATCCGCCACGTCAG GTTGATGGCTTCGTCTGCTTCTTGCTTTGACTTTATGCGCATCAGCTGGTCCAAATGTGCCACTTCAAGTACTCACATACTTTGCCATGTGATTGTGGATTTGTTGAACTGA